The proteins below come from a single Elusimicrobiales bacterium genomic window:
- a CDS encoding polysaccharide deacetylase family protein codes for MGKYAAVALLIAVSLPSAHAQDAGNWAATADAAQQIPEPAGMSYSNAQETGPERRYEAANAGFSAASGSGYATFTNDTQGRPFLNQKDDFLNPGEIILTFDDGPAPDNTKSIVEALRKAHAPALFFVLGSKLESEAAKSLAASESGHGITVGVHGYFHATPDDRGNPYTSLDWDTVQFDIKGGIERVTEATGKAPRFFRPPYGSLRPEDAKKIYRKLKLIPVGWTIDSEDWKTKNPGELFSKLTSMIRQRGKGIVLMHDVHPQSRAVVVKLLPWLKDNGFTVVPPARLKQAFAQ; via the coding sequence GTGGGTAAATACGCGGCGGTTGCGCTGCTGATTGCTGTTTCGTTGCCGTCCGCACACGCTCAGGATGCAGGGAACTGGGCCGCAACGGCGGATGCGGCGCAGCAAATACCGGAGCCTGCCGGTATGAGCTACAGCAATGCCCAGGAAACCGGCCCGGAGCGCAGATATGAGGCGGCAAACGCGGGATTTTCCGCAGCATCCGGCAGCGGGTATGCCACCTTTACAAACGATACCCAGGGCCGTCCGTTTCTGAATCAGAAAGACGACTTCCTCAACCCCGGGGAAATTATACTGACATTTGACGACGGACCGGCCCCTGATAATACGAAAAGCATCGTTGAAGCCCTCAGGAAAGCGCATGCTCCGGCATTGTTTTTTGTGCTTGGCTCCAAATTGGAGAGCGAAGCCGCCAAGTCTCTTGCGGCGAGTGAGAGCGGACACGGGATAACGGTCGGCGTTCACGGGTATTTCCACGCCACGCCGGACGACCGCGGCAACCCCTATACATCATTGGACTGGGACACCGTGCAATTTGACATAAAAGGCGGCATAGAGCGCGTAACCGAAGCTACGGGCAAGGCGCCGCGGTTTTTCCGCCCGCCCTACGGCAGCCTGCGCCCGGAGGATGCCAAAAAAATATACAGGAAGCTGAAGCTCATTCCCGTAGGCTGGACCATAGATTCCGAGGACTGGAAAACAAAAAATCCCGGCGAGTTGTTTTCCAAGCTTACCTCAATGATCAGGCAGCGCGGAAAAGGGATAGTGCTTATGCATGATGTGCATCCGCAAAGCCGGGCCGTGGTTGTCAAACTCCTTCCCTGGCTGAAGGATAACGGGTTTACGGTGGTGCCGCCCGCCCGGCTCAAACAGGCGTTTGCGCAATAG
- a CDS encoding DUF882 domain-containing protein, with product MKTNLLRPLVVVALAACAPCAAGDYAVDFRPPERQGEPVKTDNAAYSFHRPQDNAQQQPPQQRDMQPQKAAELSTGTALRNGPQVTRNDSGTEQASSSGAQGSAPEGREFSEPKFASEERTDSSPAMGDLPGATASSGAGSSGGGAPGAGGGEEAQTPKPDDKAVQLKTLDEVTSNLMASYGPKGLVNKGAFKDEKEAKEYAEDLLDDARQGGGGGGGDGGDTSGGSGGGIEEASAGKSGGGKSDPKLESKMGKIKQFTITSSHGSGSVTIKVNNGKVDSSSMGQVKKVFRCRLTKQEHDIPQKLIQLIGAVAAESSGSKGGNVKVTLNSGYRSPKLNSMVGGASQSQHMKGNAADIQVQGASADKMYQACVKLKAGGCGKYSSFAHVDVGPVRTWGGK from the coding sequence ATGAAAACGAATTTGCTCCGGCCTCTTGTTGTTGTCGCCCTCGCCGCGTGCGCGCCGTGCGCGGCCGGCGATTATGCGGTTGATTTCCGCCCCCCCGAAAGGCAGGGCGAGCCTGTCAAAACCGATAACGCGGCATACAGCTTTCACAGACCGCAGGACAACGCGCAGCAACAGCCCCCGCAGCAGCGGGACATGCAGCCGCAGAAAGCGGCGGAGCTTAGCACCGGCACCGCATTGCGGAACGGTCCGCAGGTAACCCGCAACGATTCAGGAACCGAGCAGGCTTCGTCCTCCGGCGCGCAGGGTTCCGCGCCGGAAGGCAGGGAGTTCAGCGAGCCCAAATTCGCAAGCGAGGAAAGAACGGATTCCTCCCCGGCAATGGGAGACCTGCCCGGCGCCACAGCCTCTTCCGGCGCAGGCTCTTCAGGCGGCGGCGCGCCCGGGGCCGGCGGCGGAGAGGAAGCCCAGACTCCCAAACCCGATGACAAAGCAGTGCAGTTGAAGACTCTGGACGAGGTTACCAGCAATCTGATGGCCAGCTACGGTCCCAAGGGCCTTGTGAATAAAGGCGCTTTCAAGGATGAGAAAGAAGCCAAGGAATACGCGGAAGACCTGCTGGACGACGCCAGACAGGGCGGCGGAGGCGGAGGCGGCGACGGAGGAGACACCAGCGGCGGATCGGGCGGCGGCATAGAAGAGGCCTCTGCCGGAAAATCCGGCGGCGGAAAATCCGACCCCAAGCTGGAATCCAAGATGGGCAAAATAAAACAGTTCACCATAACCTCGTCCCACGGGAGCGGGAGCGTAACCATCAAGGTCAATAACGGCAAGGTTGATTCCTCCTCCATGGGACAGGTCAAGAAAGTGTTCCGTTGCCGGCTGACCAAGCAGGAGCACGATATCCCGCAGAAACTCATACAGCTTATAGGAGCCGTGGCGGCGGAGTCTTCCGGCAGCAAAGGCGGCAATGTGAAAGTAACGCTCAACAGCGGCTACAGAAGCCCCAAGCTGAATTCCATGGTGGGCGGGGCAAGCCAGAGCCAGCACATGAAAGGCAATGCGGCCGATATACAGGTGCAGGGCGCTTCGGCGGACAAGATGTATCAGGCCTGCGTGAAACTGAAAGCGGGCGGCTGCGGCAAATACTCAAGTTTTGCCCATGTGGACGTGGGCCCTGTGCGCACATGGGGCGGCAAATAA